Within Cucumis melo cultivar AY chromosome 4, USDA_Cmelo_AY_1.0, whole genome shotgun sequence, the genomic segment GTTTAGATATTTGTGCATATCTATGCTGACAATTTTATTCAGGTGAAGTATTAGGAGGTGTTTTGAGCATGATCATCCAAAACCAactattttgtaaatttttgtACTCTCCAATTAGCTAAAATCAACATTATTCAAACTTCTTATTTGctatagtttttattattttatttttattcctttttttgcTATAATATTTACTAGTTAACACGTAAAAAACATACTATTTTTTATCCCAAGTTAATTTCGCTCATATTTAAAAATCGTGCAATCAAGTCGTTGAAATTTAAGAAATACTCAATTTATGGTCCTTGTGATTCGATTCCTATCATACATTTTTAAGCATAGCGAGCTAACAATTTTTTACTTTATCATCGTAAGACTAGTCGACATggtaattttaaaacaattgcAACAATAACTACTAGTCAAgtataaaataagaaaattaaaattaccgTTTTCAAGGCCTATCCTTATTCCACTTTAATTATCTTATTCTCAATAAAGCTTAAAATTGATCCATTTATTCTTAACTATTTAGTCCCTATTTCCCTTCATCttatatgaattttaaaagtttgtttCCAATATTTGTTAGAAGTACAtacctaaatctaaatatttaaaGTGACAATAGACTAAAACCACACAAATGATATTTAATCAAAACAATTAAAGCTAataataaaaagtttaaaatattattctttgtcttatattttgaaatttgtacAAAATTTTAGTTCATCAAATCTTAGATTTAGTGCCTCAAAGTTAACTTTtcttaaaattgtttaaataatcACAATAAATTCCATGTAAAAAAATACGGTACGTcgatatattttaaattttgccGTGAAAATGCTAAAAGAGATTaggaaaaatataaagaaaaattagaatataacaaaatctatctaAAATCtcttgaatatttaatttatttttgttatatttggtaaataatttcaaattttttcaCATCCATACAAATTTCACTTtataaatttttcttttctaaattcaACTGTGTAAAACTACCACCGTCGATGTTATCGAAAAGAGAGATGAGCAAATAAAGTGTCATTAAATGAAAACGAAGGGTTCAGATCAAATATAAAGTGAAGTTTACGCTACAACTCACTTGTAGAGGATTATCGCGCGGGAAAGGAACGAACCCAAAGCCAATCGTGgcgggaaaaagaaaaggataaaaATCGAGTCTCTCTTTCGGTAACTGAGTATCAAATTCATCAATCCAACAAAGCAATCATCGTCTTCTTCATTGAGTCCTATAGTTCTTAGGTTTTGTGTTGCGACTCTTGTTTTTTCATTTGAGCTTTTACTTCAATTTCTATggcgaagaagaagaaatctaGGGTTCCGATcgaagaagaggaggaagagCAAGTTGAGACTCCCACCCAATCTTCCACCAACCCGAATAGCCTCTACGAGGTATGGTTTATTTGTGTTATAGCTGTTCTGGAaacttttgttgtttttatatttGTTGCTCGATTAGCCATTTTATCTCGAGATTCTTTTGCCCTAAATATAGAAGGGTTTTTTGGTTTCTTCTGCGAAGGGAAGGGACGGGGATTTGGGTTTTGTTTATTGACAGTTTGAGTTTTCGTATAATCGTGATAGGCGTTTTTGTCTCGTGATGTGTATCTGTTGGTGTTTAACCCCTAATTTTTTAAGGACAAAATGGTTCGTGCTCAAATTTCTAACCTTTCTCTGAATTTGGTGGGAATTGGATGGTTTTGAGGTAAAAGCAGAGTTAATCGGACCACTTAATGGCgtttaaatgaaaagaaaaggggaGTTGGAGGTCCGCTAGAGAAGGATATGGAGGGGGAAAAACAACTTTAATCCTCGTTCGTTGTCTAAGAAGTTGAACTACGCTTAGAAAATGAGAGACGGAGTAAATGATTAGCTTTCTGGTTCTGTTAGTGATGAATTCAGTTGCCCAGATCAATGAAACTGGAGAGGATCCTAGTTTTCGTTTCGGCTTTATGTTCTGGTGGTTTGTTTGGATTGTGAATTAAGAATATTTCCTGCACAAATTTAGCtgttcattttttcttttgttactGATACTTGTTATTTGACCACCGGGGATTTTGAACTTTAACTTTCGTGTACTTCCTACTTTAATAATGAGTTACCATTTATTATTCTCAACGTAGGGGGTCAAACAATATATTATTAACTAACTGCAACACTACAGTGTAGTTGCCAGTTGTTGTCCTTCACTTCCTAAATTTGATTTATGATAATGGCTGCAGATTCTTGGAGTGGAGAGGACAGCTTCTCAGCAGGAGATAAAGAAGGCATACTATAAGTTGGCACTTCGCCTGCATCCTGATAAAAACCCTGGAGATGAGGTGACTGCTGATTTTAACATCTGCAAATTTTAGTTCAGTTtagctttattttattttatttttgataggtgtattttcttttctctatcAGAAGTTATCAATGTTTGTTTATCTATTACTCTTCTCCCTTAGGAAGCAAAGGAGAAATTTCAGCAGTTGCAAAAGGTTATGTCGATTCTTGGGGATGAGGAGAAGCGTGCAGTTTATGATCAAACTGGCTGTATTGATGATGCCGTAAGTACATACTGAACTTTAATAAAGCTGGTGTAGAAAAAATTGCTTCTTCCTGGACGACATTGTGAAAAGCAGATAATAGTTTTATGGCATATTAAAATATGGAAGTGAAGATTAAATACGGTCTTTGTTGGTTCTTTTTACATCAGGACCTTGCAGGGGAAGTTGTTCAGAATCTTCATGAATTTTTCAGAACCATGTACAAAAAGGTTTCACCTTCTATAAATATCAATGCTTTCATAATCTCATTGAAGTTGAAACTATTTtgtttataataatatatattcaaTTGTAGGTCACTGAAGCTGATATTGAAGAATTTGAAGCAAATTACAGAGGCTCTGAGTCAGAGAagaaagatttgattgatttgtTCAAGAAATTCAAGGGTAATATGAACAGGTAAAGACGATGACATAACTATCCTTTTTTTTCTACACATGCCAAGttgatcttttaaaaaatatttcttctTCCGCAGGCTGTTCTGCTCAATGCTTTGTTCAGATCCCAAGCTTGACTCACACCGGTTCAAGGACATTTTAGACGAGGCAATTACTGCTGGTGAGCATCCATCTTTCTTTTATAGGAATTACCTTGCTCCGTTTCTTGGATCTAGTCTAATGGAACTTGTCTTTTGAATTCAGCACTAGGGTTTATACTGAAATGAAAGTTGGATCATGTTCTGTTTCtcataaaaaagaaattgattaTGTTACCTAATCTTAGATGTGATGGGTGCTAATCtatctttttatcctttttgTTAGGCGAGCTAAAATCAACGAAGTCCTACGACAAATGGGCAAGGAAAATATCAGAAACGAAACCACCGACCAGTCCTTTGAGGAAGAGGGTGAAGTGAGTTTTCTCTGCATGTTTATTACTTTGATGAAGAAGATACACTAAGTTCTATATCAGCCAAATTTCGTTTTATATCAAAGCTTACCTAGTGCCTGGATTTTTATACAGATCTAATAAAGAGTCAGAAACAGATCTCTATGCCGTAATATCTCAAAGACGAAATGAGAGGAAAGAACGATTTGATTCCATGTTCTCGTCTTTAGTATCTAAATATGGGGGAGGCGATGCCTCAGAACCGACCGAGGAAGAATTTGAAGCTGCCCAGAAGAAGTTAGAGGACCGAAAGTCCTCCAAAAAATCCAAGAGGAAGTAATTATCatctttgataaaaaaaaatatgctTGATCAATCGTCAGGGCAATGGTTTTCCATGATGATGTTTTTGCTTCATGAATGTACATGTCTCGGTTTGCTGTCTTCTTTATTTTCCCTGCTTAATCTTCCAGGAAGGTTTGCATTCAAAAGAATTGGAGAACAAATATTTTTTGGTTTGAAATCTAAGATATGGCTTTGACTCTTGAATTAAGGATCTTGGTCTcttcccactgcttggaagtgTTAGATATTATCCTTTTAGTATGAAAGATGTAATATCTTCAGAGGTTATCCTTAGTGTAgggaagatatatatatatatatatatatatatatatatatatatatatatatatatatatatatatatttgattccATCTTAACAGGTTGCATCCGAACTCACTCTATATCATTATCTACTACATTAAGCACAAATGTACATTGTTCATATGTTCTTTGACTTGTGGTCTGATTGT encodes:
- the LOC103487159 gene encoding chaperone protein dnaJ 6, producing MAKKKKSRVPIEEEEEEQVETPTQSSTNPNSLYEILGVERTASQQEIKKAYYKLALRLHPDKNPGDEEAKEKFQQLQKVMSILGDEEKRAVYDQTGCIDDADLAGEVVQNLHEFFRTMYKKVTEADIEEFEANYRGSESEKKDLIDLFKKFKGNMNRLFCSMLCSDPKLDSHRFKDILDEAITAGELKSTKSYDKWARKISETKPPTSPLRKRVKSNKESETDLYAVISQRRNERKERFDSMFSSLVSKYGGGDASEPTEEEFEAAQKKLEDRKSSKKSKRK